A region of the uncultured Bacteroides sp. genome:
CCTTTTGCCAATCCTGAAGAGACATTGAGTACCATGCGTCGCGTTAAGGAACAATTTCCTGAAAAAATATTTTGCCTCTCTACCAATGGTTTGGATTTAGAACCTTACATAGATGAAATAGCAGAACTGGGTGTTAGTCATGTCACCATTACAATGAATGCCATCGACCCAACAATCACTGGAAAAATATATAAATGGGTTCGCTATAATAAACATGTATACAGAGGCGTTGAAGGAGCAAAAATATTACTTGAAAGACAATTGAGATGCATTCCTTTACTGAAAGCAAAAGGAATTACTGTCAAGATTAACAGTATCATTATACCGGGCATCAATGAGGATCACATTCCGGAAGTTGCCCGCAAATGTTCTGAACTAGGAGCGGATGTAATTAACTGCATACCACTTATTCCAACTGCCGAAACAGAATTTGCCAACTATCCTAAACCCGATACAAAGATGATCTTTAAGACAAGAACTTTGGCTTCAGAGCACCTGAAACTAATGAGCCATTGCGCTCGTTGCAGAGCTGATGCTGCAGGTTTGCTCGGTCAGGATCTGAAAGATACTCATACTTTATTAAAAGAGTACTCTTCTCGTCCGGAGTTTGATTTAAGTGGTCGTCCTTATGTTGCTGTAGCCACCCATGAAGGGTTACTGGTTAACCAACATTTAGGAGAAGCAACTTCGCTGTACATATTTAAGCAATCTCCTAAAGGTTTTCAACTTGTTGAGGAACGTAAAACACCAATACCAGGAGCAGGAGACCAAAGATGGGTAGACATGGCCCGAACATTGAATGATTGTAGAGCACTACTTGTATCCGGAATAGGAGAAAATCCCAAAATGATACTAAATTCCTGCAAGGTACACGTAATAGAAATGACTGGATTAATAGATGACGGACTGGATGGCGTATACAACGATAAGCCTATCAGGAGCATAGCCAAGCCTGATGCTTTTAAATGCGGCAGCGGATGCAAAGGAAACGCACAAGGATGTGCATAATTATATTAAAACAAAAATAAATCAAGAACAAAATGAAAAAGCCAGCTTATCACATTTTAGTGTGTAATTCTTATCGGGTAGCAGGAGAAGCTCAAGGCGCCTGTAATAAAAAAGGTGCAGCCGGATTACTGCAATACCTAAGTGAAGAAGCATCAGATAGAGGATTGGATGTAGCCGTTTCTACAACAGCTTGTCTGAATGTATGCTCTCAGGGACCAGTAATGGTTATT
Encoded here:
- a CDS encoding (2Fe-2S) ferredoxin domain-containing protein, with product MKKPAYHILVCNSYRVAGEAQGACNKKGAAGLLQYLSEEASDRGLDVAVSTTACLNVCSQGPVMVIHPNNYWYGGVDSEDVIDEILDSLENDEPCAKYLISD
- the nifB gene encoding nitrogenase cofactor biosynthesis protein NifB; amino-acid sequence: METTEKKQAHPCFDESVKHTHARVHLPVAPKCNIQCNYCNRKYDCVNESRPGVTSSVLAPFQAIDYLKALDERIENLSVIGIAGPGDPFANPEETLSTMRRVKEQFPEKIFCLSTNGLDLEPYIDEIAELGVSHVTITMNAIDPTITGKIYKWVRYNKHVYRGVEGAKILLERQLRCIPLLKAKGITVKINSIIIPGINEDHIPEVARKCSELGADVINCIPLIPTAETEFANYPKPDTKMIFKTRTLASEHLKLMSHCARCRADAAGLLGQDLKDTHTLLKEYSSRPEFDLSGRPYVAVATHEGLLVNQHLGEATSLYIFKQSPKGFQLVEERKTPIPGAGDQRWVDMARTLNDCRALLVSGIGENPKMILNSCKVHVIEMTGLIDDGLDGVYNDKPIRSIAKPDAFKCGSGCKGNAQGCA